The DNA region CTGATCTCGCCAATGTACTCAAGGAAACGTTCATCCCCGAGGCAATCTACAAGCGACCCTGTGATGGACCGTACTTCATCCGACGCCTCCTTCCTAAACGCTTTCATGCCGCGTTCCTCGGACACCACCCTGAGCCTCCACTTGAGGGCGCCCCGAATGAAAGCCATGACTCCGGGCGAAACCCGGCCGGCCAGGAAAGCGCGAGGGTGTGGTTGTCGCAACTTGTCCATCACCCCGGCAAGAAGGCCCTCGCCCCAACCCGCTTTTTCGACGGCGCCGGCGCACCTGCCTCCTGCCCTGGGATGCAACGCCAACACGGCCAGGTCGGCGGGGGTATCGACGTCAAAGTCGTAGACGGGGCCCTCGGGGAGTATCACTGCTTTCAGCCCCGCTTCCTGCAGCAGGTACGCCAGGAAATTGTCATCATCCGGGAGGTGTATGCGGCGGAGCGCGCCAGCGGGTCTGAACCCGACGATGTCGGCGGAGTACAGGTTGTTGGCGACAACGACTCCCTCACTTCCCTCACCGGCCGCGAGCGCAGCGGCGATGGTCTCGAAGTCGCCGGAGGTGGCCAGCGGCGCCGAAGCGCCCCCCAGGCACACGACCGACTCGAGATCCCAACCCTCGACAAACCCGAGGAGCCACGGACCCATCCTGAACCCGTCCCGGGCGGTACGTTCGACACGGGCACCCAAATCGGCAGCACGGTGCGCGAGTTCATCATCGGAGGTCACCAGTACCACGGCGTCAAAGGAGGGCGCAGCCAGCAGCCGTTCAATGGTGTCGAGGCAGATTTCGCGGCGAATCGACGTCATGACACCTTCGACACCTTCGCCGCCTTCGAGGGCCTGTCCACCCTCGAAGACCAGGGCAACGACCCCTTGACGCATCCCACCAACCCTCCCCCAGCCCACGGTCAAACCGAAGGGGGCCTTACGGCCCCCTCACTCTGGAACGAGAATCTCTACTCGGGCTCTATCAGCCCGTAGTTACCGTCCTTCCTGCGGTACACCACCTCGATCCCTTCGCTCTCGGCGTTCCGGAACACGAAGAAGTCGTGGCCAAGCAGGTTCATCTGGAGCACTGCTTCCTCCACCGTCATCGGCTTCAGGGCGAACCGTTTCACCTTGACTACCGCCGCTTCGTCTCCTACGTCTATGTACCCGGTTTTCCCGGCGCGGTCGCCCCCCCTCGGCCGGCGAAGCACCCTGGTCTTGTACTTGTTGATTTGCTTTTCGAGCTTCTCGAGAACGAGGTCGACCGAGGAATACATGTCTCCGGTCTCCTCCTCACCCCTGAGAAGCATGCCGTTCAGCGGCACCGTGACCTCTACTATGTGCCTGCCGCGCTCGACACTCAAGGTAACCTGGGCGAAAACGGAATAGTCAAAGTACTTCTCGATCTTCTTGAGGCGTTTCTCCACGTACTCCTTCAGCGGCGGGGTTACGTCCATGTTCTTGCCCCGGACGGTGATCCGCACGAGAGCCAACTCCTTTCCCCTCGGCTTTTATATAATATTCCCCCACTGGCAGGCGAATCCTCCACGAAAAAACCCCGGCCAGGCCGGGGAAGAAGACTTCTTTAGCAAGTTTATCTTTAGCCGAGCCGGCTCACGTTCGCCGCCTGGAGTCCTCGAGGGCCCTCGACGACCTCGAACTCGACCGTGTCGCCCTCGTTCAGCGTTTTGAAGCCTTCCTGCTGAATCGAAGAGTAGTGCACAAACACATCGGGGCCGTCATCGCGTTGAATGAAGCCGTAACCCTTTTCCGGATTGAACCACTTCACCTTGCCTTGCATTGATCAGCATTCCTCCCACGACGAGTTTGCCACTTTATCCAGCGGTTTCAGCAAGAATATAGCATGGAGAGCCCCAAAAAGTCAAATGAGCGGCCGCGTGTCGTCTTACGGCCGAACGGGGTCTCTGGAGTCGGTAATGCGCCGGTGAAGCTCCGCGTTGTGGGGAATAGCGCCGCGATGGGAGTAATTGCCTGTGGATACTGTGACTAACTCTGTTGATAACGAGGAAGAACCGCGTTTTCGCCGTGGGGACACATTGTGAATTGCGGACCGGGGGGACCGGGGTCTGGCGATGCGAGGCCCGACGGCGGGACCGGCATGGCCCACCGCTCGATCATTTGACGCGGTCGATGAACCCCGCGGTATCTGTGAGGTTACTTAACATGCCCCTGTAAGTGTCCATGTACTGTTTCAGGAGGTCGACCTGCTCCAGGTCCCTCGACACCCGTACCTTCGCTTGCTCGATCAGACTCACCGTTTCGGAGTCTATCTCGAGAATCTGGCGCGCGATATCGCGGCATTTGCCCAGAACGCTCTCCGATCTCACTCCCGAGTGCAGCACCTCGGGGAAGGCCCTCTCGATTTCGGCAGCAGTCTGGTCCCGCCTGTCAGCCTCCCGCTCCAAGGCCTTCACCTGATCTATCGTGTCAGACCTGGCGGCGAGTTCCCTCTGCCGCATGGCGGAGGCCAGCATCGCCGAGTACAGCGACACCAGCCTCTCGCCGTACTGTGTGTCAGATCCGTTCAACCCACTACCACCTGGAAGCCGTCCTGCGGTGCAGGAATCCGCCTCGCGCCCTTCGCCTTGCTGCACTCCAACCACGCCTCCCTGAGCGTCGTCAGGATGTCACGAACCGCGTCGAGCATTCCCGGATCTCGCTTGAATGTCGCCTCGACAAGCCTGCTCCCGCAGAACTCGTAGAGCCTGTAGAGCTTGGCTGCCATCTCCCCGCACTCGAAGTTCAGGGATCCGCTGAGCTCTGTCAGGATGCCATGCACCTTCCCGAGGGAGTTCGCGCAGTCACTCGTCCTACCCTCTGCCATGGCTTCCTTTGCCTGGCTCAGGTGCCTCAGCGCATGATCGTACGCCATCAATATCAGATAGGTGCCCGGTGCTGTCTGAATCTGGACTGCCTTATACTGCGCAACCGCGTCTGGCATCTTTTCCGCCCCTCACATGAGACTTAGTACTGTCCCGACATCGAGCTTATCTGGCTGTCAAGCCAGGAGCCCTGGCTCTTCAGGCGAGCGATCGTAATCTCCATATTGATGAACTGCCGCCTCAGGTTCTGCTCCCTTTGATCCAGCCGCTGATTCATGCTGTCGATGCGCTCCTGCAGCCGCCTCTGTTGTTCCGAAAGCGCCTTTTGCCTCTCGGGCACGAGCCCGCCGGTTTGCGTGTAGGTCTTTACCTGGCTGTAGAGCCGCGCGCCGATCCCTTTCGTGTCTGCCAGGTCGTACGCCCCAAAGAGGCGGGCCACGTCGTCGAGGTTAGACTCGAGTTTTTGCGTGAACTTGCTTTCGTCGAGCTGCAGGTGATTGATGTCGCCGGAATCCCAGGTCCCCGTGCTCAATCCCATGTCCGAGCCCCTCGTGATGCTGCCGGTCAACCCCTCAACCGGGTCAAGCACCAGCCGGCGGATCGTCCCAAGTATCTGCGTCAGCGTGGTCTCGCCCATGAACAGGCCTGCGGTCTTGGTCTCCTTGTCGTAGGACATTTTGCTTGAGATGTAATCGTACACTGCGTTGTACTCGCTGACAAGCGCCTTGACCGCGTCGACGGCCTTCTGGGAGTCGTTGGTCACGGTGATGGTAGCCGTCTTACCCTCGGCCTTGATCTGGAGGTTCAGGCCACCCACCGCGTCGGCGATCGTGTTCGTGGATCTCGAGATCGTGAGCGAATTCACCTTGACTTCGGCGTCGACCGCTTCCTGGGTGGTATTGGATTTGATTGTCCCGCCGTCATCCCAGAGGAGACCGAGGCCGAGCAGCGCGTTATTATCGTCGGTGAACGAAATCGCGTTCGAGGTTCCCGTCTCCTTCGCAACCAGGACCAGCCTGTGCTGGCCTGGTGATACCTGCACCACCGACGCCGTCACCCCGATGTCGGCCGTGTTGTTTATCTTGTCCCTGATCGAGTTGAGACTGTCCGAGGCCTCAATGGCGATGGTCTTCCCGTTAATGACAGGGTTTCCGGTGATCCCGCGCGCCTCCGCAGGGTCGGCAAACGTGCCGGACACCACGGTGTGCGCCCTCGCAAGTTTGATGACCTCCACCGTGTAGGTCCCCGGGGCCACGCTTGAGGACGCCGTAGCGGTTGCCACCGTTGAATCACTGGACTCGGCCTTCCTGGAGTAGAAGGTGTCGCGAGACTTCAGCGCCTGTGCCTTGCTCTGCAGGCTATACAGCTTGGAGTTGATATCCTTCCAGGCGGTCGACTTATTCTCGAGGGTCTTCTTCTTGCTCTCAAGCTGGGTAATCGGCTTGCGCTCCACTGCAATCAGCTGGGACACAAGGGACTCCCAGTCAAGGCCCGACACCGCACCACTCAACCGGATGTCGCTCATAACGTTCCCTCCCCGATCCTGACCCCGCGATTCAAACCTTCTCGTCCACTATGAGCCCGACTGCCTCGCGCACCCGCGCGATCAGGTCGAGCATCTGCTCGGGTGGTACCTGCCGCAGTACTTCACCGCTCTCCCTGCTTATGACCTGCACGTACACACGCCCGGACTCCTGATGGTAGCAGAAGCTCAGTCGGGCGTTCAAGAGATCAGATACACGGTTTGCAGCCCAAATGGCAGCCTCGACCTTCTCGCTTACGAGCCCGCCGTCCTGTTGTGCCATAGTCTGTGCTTCCTCATCCGCCGGGCCGCGGGCGGGTTCTGCGGGTCTCTGGAGCGATAGCTGTCTTGCACCTTTATCGGTACTCACCACTGGAGTACTAAAACCGGAGACTCCCTGTACCAGGCTCATAGCCTATACCTCCCGGCTCAAGTCCCCCCCCCTGGACTGGTGAGCAATTCGGGCCGGCCGGATAACCGGCCGGCCCCAACCACTCACCTACGCGTTACCCGTCTGCATTCTCGCAATCATGTAGCCCCTCACTGCCCCGGCTTACGAGCTCAGGAGCTGCAGCATCGACTGCGGCTTCATGTTCGCCTGCGCGAGCATCGCAGTGCCCGACTGGAGCAGGATCTGGTGCCTGGTGAAGGCCGCCATCTCGAGAGCCATGTCGGTGTCGCGGATGCGCGACTCGGCTGCGCTGATGTTCTCGTACGCGGCGCCGAGGTTGGCCCAGGTGAACTCGAGCCTGTTCTGCGCGGCGCCGAGACCGGCTCGTATGGTCGATATGTCGTTGATGGCGTCGTCGAGGATACCTATCGCCGTGTTGGCGCCAGCCTGGGTCGAGATGACCACATCACTAACCATGGCGCCGACCCCGGTGCCGATCGCAGTCGCCTGGCAGTCGCCTATGGACAGCACAAGGGTCTGCCCGGCGTTGGCGCCGATGTGGAACGTGCCAGTGAAAGCACCGTCTAGCAGGTCCTGGGTGTTGAACTGGGTGGTGGTCGCGATCCTGTCGATCTCAGCGATTAGCTGGGTTACCTCACTGTTTAGATGCGCGCGGTCGGGGTCGGTGACGCTGTCGCTCGCCGCCTGGACCGCGAGTTCCCTCATCCTCTGCAGGGCGTTGTGGGTTTCTGTCAACGCGCCCTCAGCCGTCTGGATAAGCGATATCGCGTCGAGGGCGTTCTTCTGCGCCATCGCAAGGCCGCGAGCCTGGCCCCTCATCTTCTCCGAAATCGCGAGGCCGGCCGCGTCGTCGGCTGCCCTGTTGATCCGGAAACCCGACGACAGCTTCTCAAGAGACTTACCCATGTTGAGATCGGTGATCGTCAGGTTCTTCCACGCGTTGATCGAGCTGATGTTGTGGTTGATTCTCATCTTCCTCATCCTCCTTGATGATTTCGCCCCGCGCCCACCAGAGCGTAAGCTATCTGTCCTCTCTTATGGGCTCCGAGCACAGGCAACTTCCGGTTGCCCTTTCCATCACCTAAGCCGCCCGCGACCTTAGCCTTGCAGGAGCTGCAGCATCGACTGCGGCTTCATGTTCGCCTGCGCGAGCATCGCGGTGCCCGACTGGAGCAGGATCTGGTGCTTCGTGAACGACGCCATCTCGAGGGCCATGTCGGTGTCGCGGATGCGCGACTCGGCTGCGCTGATGTTCTCGTACGCGGCGCCGAGGTTGGCCCAGGTGAACTCGAGCCTGTTCTGCGCGGCGCCGAGACCGGCGCGCCTGGTCGACACTGTGTTGATCGCGGTGTCAAGAGCCGTGATTGCGCCGTCTGCACCGGCCTGGGTGCTGATGTCGACAGTATCAATGTTCAGGCCGGCTACCGCCGTACCGCAGTTGCCGATG from Bacillota bacterium includes:
- the fliD gene encoding flagellar filament capping protein FliD; its protein translation is MSDIRLSGAVSGLDWESLVSQLIAVERKPITQLESKKKTLENKSTAWKDINSKLYSLQSKAQALKSRDTFYSRKAESSDSTVATATASSSVAPGTYTVEVIKLARAHTVVSGTFADPAEARGITGNPVINGKTIAIEASDSLNSIRDKINNTADIGVTASVVQVSPGQHRLVLVAKETGTSNAISFTDDNNALLGLGLLWDDGGTIKSNTTQEAVDAEVKVNSLTISRSTNTIADAVGGLNLQIKAEGKTATITVTNDSQKAVDAVKALVSEYNAVYDYISSKMSYDKETKTAGLFMGETTLTQILGTIRRLVLDPVEGLTGSITRGSDMGLSTGTWDSGDINHLQLDESKFTQKLESNLDDVARLFGAYDLADTKGIGARLYSQVKTYTQTGGLVPERQKALSEQQRRLQERIDSMNQRLDQREQNLRRQFINMEITIARLKSQGSWLDSQISSMSGQY
- the raiA gene encoding ribosome-associated translation inhibitor RaiA gives rise to the protein MRITVRGKNMDVTPPLKEYVEKRLKKIEKYFDYSVFAQVTLSVERGRHIVEVTVPLNGMLLRGEEETGDMYSSVDLVLEKLEKQINKYKTRVLRRPRGGDRAGKTGYIDVGDEAAVVKVKRFALKPMTVEEAVLQMNLLGHDFFVFRNAESEGIEVVYRRKDGNYGLIEPE
- a CDS encoding flagellar protein FlaG, with product MSLVQGVSGFSTPVVSTDKGARQLSLQRPAEPARGPADEEAQTMAQQDGGLVSEKVEAAIWAANRVSDLLNARLSFCYHQESGRVYVQVISRESGEVLRQVPPEQMLDLIARVREAVGLIVDEKV
- a CDS encoding flagellin — protein: MRINHNISSINAWKNLTITDLNMGKSLEKLSSGFRINRAADDAAGLAISEKMRGQARGLAMAQKNALDAISLIQTAEGALTETHNALQRMRELAVQAASDSVTDPDRAHLNSEVTQLIAEIDRIATTTQFNTQDLLDGAFTGTFHIGANAGQTLVLSIGDCQATAIGTGVGAMVSDVVISTQAGANTAIGILDDAINDISTIRAGLGAAQNRLEFTWANLGAAYENISAAESRIRDTDMALEMAAFTRHQILLQSGTAMLAQANMKPQSMLQLLSS
- a CDS encoding cold-shock protein, which encodes MQGKVKWFNPEKGYGFIQRDDGPDVFVHYSSIQQEGFKTLNEGDTVEFEVVEGPRGLQAANVSRLG
- the fliS gene encoding flagellar export chaperone FliS — protein: MPDAVAQYKAVQIQTAPGTYLILMAYDHALRHLSQAKEAMAEGRTSDCANSLGKVHGILTELSGSLNFECGEMAAKLYRLYEFCGSRLVEATFKRDPGMLDAVRDILTTLREAWLECSKAKGARRIPAPQDGFQVVVG